The proteins below come from a single Corylus avellana chromosome ca3, CavTom2PMs-1.0 genomic window:
- the LOC132174049 gene encoding uncharacterized protein LOC132174049, translated as MNKEVRDLQEKYEKMAFLIGNGENQSLAKDLMQYTNLPFTDRVMRFPLPDKFKMPWVNKYDGSTDPYDHMVSFRAHIILHDTPDEIACRAFPLTLEGIAKEWFGGLSPKSVDNFDFLRQQFLGQFIAVQKRKKNPVYLLSIIQGKTESLKDNMLRFNREKLMAETPDEQIFTNKAEEFINQEETISALTKSKPEESKHVADSVRITPKALVEKKKTRDHQKVIIPKKKIELPPKQNQQQQYVGWTPLNTTVYKVFMEVRKDPSFRWPGKMKALPQNWTTHKLCEYHNDHRHYTEDCISLRFEIEKFLRNGKLLKFVAEEKGREKNPQNEQSHRSSQNLEPNNNNFRNQRQKRDEPRPSKAQKLESGVLSFSEEDVKEVSKPHDDALVITLTVANHAIHRVLVDNGSLADILYWTVVQKLGVGRGKLKPFLSPLIGFAGERVQPIGMIYLPVTAGTAPKQSTIMVDFLVIDQPSAYNVIIGRRTLNQLKAATSTYYLKMKFSTTEGVGEVKGDQVVARKCYNTSLKRCPELALLTIEAKEVLIRFLQENLEVFAWSPKDMPGIDPKDIVHHLNINLEIKPVKQKRRKFALERNMAIAKEIFMHPFDQDKTAFITDRGLYCYKVMPFGLKNAEATYQRLVNKMFQEQIGKNMKVYVDDMLVKSRL; from the exons ATGAATAAAGAGGTGCGAGATCTTCAGGAGAAGTATGAGAAGATGGCTTTTCTAATTGGAAATGGTGAAAATCAATCCCTAGCTAAAGATCTTATGCAATATACCAATCTGCCTTTCACTGACCGAGTAATGAGATTTCCTCTTCCTGACAAATTCAAAATGCCTTGGGTCAATAAGTATGACGGAAGCACAGATCCTTATGATCATATGGTGAGTTTCCGAGCTCACATTATTCTTCATGATACTCCAGACGAGATAGCTTGCCGAGCTTTCCCACTAACTTTGGAAGGTATTGCCAAAGAATGGTTTGGAGGTCTGAGTCCTAAATCTGTTGACAACTTCGATTTTCTCAGACAACAATTTCTGGGTCAATTCATTGCTGttcagaaaagaaagaaaaacccaGTTTATTTACTGTCTATCATCCAAGGGAAAACCGagtctttaaaagataatatgTTACGTTTTAATCGGGAGAAGTTGATGGCCGAAACCCCGGATGAACAAATT TTCACGAACAAAGCTGAAGAATTCATTAACCAAGAAGAAACTATCTCAGCTTTGACGAAGTCCAAACCCGAGGAGAGTAAGCATGTCGCTGACTCGGTTAGAATAACACCAAAGGCTTTGGTGGAGAAAAAGAAGACAAGAGATCATCAGAAGGTGATAATCCCAAAAAAGAAGATTGAGTTACCGCCCAAGCAGAATCAACAGCAACAGTATGTAGGGTGGACACCTCTGAACACAACTGTTTACAAGGTATTCATGGAGGTTAGGAAGGATCCGAGCTTCCGATGGCCTGGAAAAATGAAAGCTCTTCCCCAAAATTGGACCACTCATAAGCTTTGTGAATATCATAACGATCACAGGCATTATACCGAAGATTGTATAAGCCTTCGGtttgaaattgaaaagtttCTCAGAAATGGGAAGTTGTTGAAGTTTGTAGCCGAAGAGAAAGGTCGAGAGAAAAATCCTCAAAACGAGCAGAGTCATCGTTCATCACAGAACTTGGAGCCGAACAATAATAATTTTCGCAATCAGAGACAAAAGCGTGATGAACCGAGG CCCTCCAAAGCCCAGAAACTAGAATCGGGCGTTCTATCATTTTCGGAGGAGGATGTGAAAGAAGTTTCAAAGCCACATGACGATGCATTGGTGATAACTCTAACAGTGGCTAATCATGCTATTCACCGAGTTCTTGTGGACAATGGAAGTTTGGCTGATATTCTCTACTGGACAGTTGTTCAAAAACTAGGCGTTGGCCGAGGGAAGTTAAAGCCTTTCTTATCACCATTAATCGGGTTTGCAGGGGAGCGTGTTCAACCCATCGGAATGATTTATCTTCCAGTAACAGCAGGAACCGCTCCTAAACAGTCCACAATCATGGTGGATTTTTTGGTGATTGACCAACCATCGGCGTATAATGTAATCATCGGTCGCCGAACTTTGAACCAACTGAAGGCTGCAACTTCTACTTATTATTTGAAGATGAAATTTTCGACGACCGAAGGCGTCGGAGAGGTTAAAGGTGATCAAGTTGTCGCCAGAAAGTGTTATAATACATCTTTGAAGAGGTGCCCAGAATTAGCACTATTGACAATCG AAGCCAAGGAAGTTCTCATCCGCTTCCTTCAggaaaatttggaagtttttgCATGGTCTCCCAAGGACATGCCGGGGATCGATCCTAAGGATATTGTTCATCATTTGAATATTAATCTAGAGATCAAGCCTGTGAAACAAAAGCGAAGGAAGTTTGCACTTGAGAGAAACATGGCAATTGCCAAAGAG ATCTTCATGCACCCATTTGATCAAGATAAAACGGCGTTTATCACTGACCGAGGCTTGTATTGCTACAAAGTCATGCCTTTCGGTCTGAAAAATGCCGAAGCTACCTACCAAAGGCTAGTAAACAAGATGTTTCAGGAGCAGATTGGGAAGAATATGAAAGTTTATGTCGATGACATGTTGGTCAAGAGCAGGCTGTAG